Proteins co-encoded in one Rhodococcus sp. PAMC28707 genomic window:
- the narH gene encoding nitrate reductase subunit beta, translating into MRVMAQMAMVMNLDKCIGCHTCSVTCKQVWTNRSGAEHVWFNNVETRPGQGYPRTYEDQEKWKGGWTLDKRGRLKLKAGGRLKNLATIFANPNLPGINDYYEPWTYDYENLTTAPAQDHMPVARPKSLLTGENTKVTWSSNWDDDLAGSVEHGHNDPILQQIGNKIKFEYEQAFMFYLPRICEHCLNPSCVASCPTGAIYKRVEDGIVLVDQDRCRGWRQCVSGCPYKKMYFNHKTGKVEKCTFCYPRIEIGQPTICSETCVGRLRYLGLMLYDADRVLDAASVTDEHDLLQAQRNVFLDPNDPEVVRQAQRADIPDDWIESAQRSPIWALINEYEVALPLHPEFRTMPMVWYIPPLSPVVDAVRETGEDAERKGNLFAAIDSLRIPIEYLAGLFTAGDTAPVDMVLRKLAAMRSFMRDINMGWEVDESIPESVGMTGQEMMDMYRLLAIAKYDERYVVPAAHYEDAHKLENIATECSLDVEGGPGMGGMDGSFGGDPGMGADPGVGSPAGPGRPAGVRINLMDWNGQGTPDGLFPEAAGPSESAETEHR; encoded by the coding sequence ATGCGAGTAATGGCTCAGATGGCGATGGTCATGAATTTGGACAAGTGCATCGGGTGCCACACGTGCTCGGTCACGTGCAAGCAGGTGTGGACCAATCGCTCCGGCGCCGAACACGTCTGGTTCAACAATGTGGAGACGCGGCCCGGTCAAGGTTATCCGCGCACCTACGAAGATCAGGAGAAGTGGAAAGGTGGCTGGACACTCGACAAGCGTGGCCGGCTGAAGCTGAAGGCAGGCGGTCGACTGAAGAACCTCGCCACCATCTTCGCCAACCCCAACCTGCCCGGCATCAACGACTATTACGAGCCGTGGACCTACGACTACGAGAACCTCACTACCGCCCCGGCTCAGGATCATATGCCGGTAGCACGGCCCAAATCCTTGCTGACCGGTGAGAATACTAAAGTCACCTGGTCCTCGAACTGGGACGACGACCTTGCCGGGTCGGTCGAGCACGGGCACAACGATCCGATACTCCAGCAGATCGGCAACAAGATCAAATTCGAGTACGAGCAGGCATTCATGTTCTACCTGCCACGTATTTGTGAACACTGCCTCAATCCGTCCTGCGTGGCGTCGTGTCCCACCGGGGCGATATACAAGCGAGTAGAGGACGGAATCGTCCTCGTCGACCAGGATCGCTGCCGTGGCTGGCGGCAATGCGTCAGCGGCTGCCCGTACAAGAAGATGTACTTCAACCACAAGACCGGCAAGGTCGAGAAATGTACTTTCTGCTACCCGCGTATCGAGATCGGCCAGCCCACAATCTGTTCCGAAACGTGCGTGGGACGGCTGCGGTATCTCGGACTGATGTTGTACGACGCAGACCGGGTGCTCGATGCGGCCTCGGTGACCGACGAACACGACCTGCTGCAAGCCCAACGCAACGTCTTTCTCGACCCGAACGATCCGGAAGTTGTTCGACAGGCGCAGCGTGCCGACATCCCCGACGACTGGATCGAAAGTGCGCAACGCTCGCCCATTTGGGCGTTGATCAACGAATACGAGGTCGCGCTTCCGTTGCATCCGGAATTCCGAACGATGCCGATGGTCTGGTACATACCGCCGCTGTCTCCGGTTGTGGATGCAGTCCGCGAAACCGGTGAGGACGCCGAACGGAAGGGAAACCTGTTCGCTGCCATCGACTCCCTGCGGATCCCTATCGAGTATCTCGCCGGGTTGTTCACGGCAGGGGATACCGCTCCGGTGGACATGGTGCTCCGCAAGCTTGCCGCGATGCGTTCGTTCATGCGCGATATCAATATGGGTTGGGAGGTAGACGAATCCATCCCCGAGTCCGTCGGGATGACCGGGCAAGAAATGATGGACATGTACCGTCTGCTCGCCATCGCAAAGTACGACGAGCGATACGTCGTACCGGCGGCCCATTACGAGGACGCCCACAAGCTCGAGAACATCGCCACCGAGTGTTCCCTCGACGTCGAGGGCGGGCCCGGGATGGGCGGGATGGACGGCTCGTTCGGTGGCGACCCCGGTATGGGTGCCGATCCCGGTGTCGGTTCACCGGCAGGGCCGGGACGCCCGGCGGGTGTGCGGATCAACCTGATGGACTGGAATGGGCAGGGCACCCCCGATGGGCTTTTCCCTGAGGCTGCCGGACCGTCCGAGTCGGCGGAGACGGAGCACCGGTAA
- the narJ gene encoding nitrate reductase molybdenum cofactor assembly chaperone, whose amino-acid sequence MTPRVPKLRYSTDELTRTWQSASMLMDYPDAHLMSHLDLLGRVAATLPAKLGTGLQETIDHLRTRPLPESETDYVDTFDTRRRGCLFLTYFSNGETRKRGLALLRIKQVYTKAGLMLAEDQLPDHLCVVLEFAATTDQRAGLKMILDNRAGLELLRLHLRDIESPWSGAMEAVCATLPPLKGKDHEAVERLIAEGPEDEQVGLDPYGSPDLLPMPGGA is encoded by the coding sequence ATGACCCCACGCGTGCCCAAACTCAGATACTCCACCGACGAACTCACCCGCACCTGGCAGTCCGCCTCGATGCTGATGGATTACCCGGACGCGCACCTGATGTCTCATCTCGACCTTCTCGGCCGAGTCGCTGCCACCCTGCCGGCGAAACTCGGTACGGGACTGCAGGAAACGATCGATCACCTACGCACTCGGCCGCTACCGGAGTCCGAGACCGACTACGTCGACACCTTCGACACTCGCAGGCGCGGCTGCCTGTTCTTGACCTACTTCTCGAACGGAGAGACTCGAAAACGCGGGCTCGCGCTGCTGCGTATCAAGCAGGTCTACACCAAGGCGGGGCTGATGCTTGCCGAGGATCAACTACCCGATCATCTCTGTGTCGTATTGGAATTCGCCGCTACGACCGATCAGCGGGCGGGTCTGAAGATGATATTGGACAATCGCGCCGGCCTGGAGTTGCTCCGCCTGCATCTACGCGACATCGAATCGCCGTGGAGCGGGGCGATGGAGGCAGTGTGCGCCACCTTGCCCCCGCTCAAAGGCAAGGATCACGAAGCTGTCGAACGATTGATCGCCGAGGGGCCGGAAGACGAGCAGGTGGGTCTCGATCCCTATGGTTCGCCCGATTTGCTACCGATGCCTGGAGGTGCATGA